The Mycolicibacterium boenickei genome has a segment encoding these proteins:
- a CDS encoding GMC family oxidoreductase: MRAVDTRDIHDEPDVLIVGAGASGGVAALELARHGLKVVCLEQGGWNLPDDFTAGKPAWELTRLKQWNSSPNVRQNQADYPIDSTDSPVEPLMFNGVGGSTIMFSGHWVRPMPSDFRVKTLDGVAEDWPFTYEDLRPFLDEVTHHIGASGLEGDPAYPDPHTFPLPPLPIGKYGLVAAKGMNKLGWHWWPAPNAIASRKYKNQEACQRYGACESGCPVGAKASTDITHWRDAIKLGVQLVTGARVSRITTNDRGLATGAEYIDRDGTLQHQAARVTVVAANGIGTPRLLLNSAPDGLANSSGLVGKRLMTHPYASVYGAYDEDMETWLGPAGQALQSLQFYETDTDRGFVRGAKWNLMPTGGPLAQTLWEPGDNWRDGFGANFHPRLKKTFGRYTEWGITTEDLPDETNTVTLDPDVTDSDGIPAAKIHYQIGENCRRMLDFNVARAVEAHEAAGAVEVHPIPVVRHSAWHLLGTTKMGTDPATSVVDEWCRTHDVPNLFIVDGSTMVTSTGMNPTATIMAVALRSMRHLAATRSDIPTPF, from the coding sequence GTGCGAGCAGTGGACACCCGAGACATCCATGACGAACCCGACGTGCTGATTGTGGGGGCCGGAGCCTCCGGCGGGGTGGCGGCCCTCGAACTGGCCCGCCACGGACTCAAGGTTGTCTGCCTTGAGCAGGGCGGCTGGAACCTGCCCGACGACTTCACCGCGGGCAAGCCCGCGTGGGAGCTCACCCGCCTCAAGCAGTGGAACTCCAGCCCGAATGTCCGGCAGAACCAAGCCGATTATCCGATCGACAGCACTGACAGCCCGGTTGAACCGTTGATGTTCAACGGTGTCGGCGGCAGCACGATCATGTTCTCCGGCCACTGGGTGCGCCCGATGCCGTCGGACTTCCGGGTCAAGACCCTCGACGGGGTGGCCGAGGACTGGCCGTTCACCTACGAGGATCTGCGGCCGTTCCTCGACGAGGTGACCCACCACATCGGGGCGTCCGGTCTCGAAGGCGACCCGGCCTACCCGGACCCGCACACGTTCCCGCTGCCGCCGCTGCCGATCGGCAAGTACGGCCTGGTCGCGGCCAAGGGTATGAACAAGCTGGGCTGGCACTGGTGGCCCGCGCCGAACGCCATCGCGTCGCGCAAGTACAAGAACCAGGAAGCCTGCCAGCGCTACGGCGCCTGCGAATCCGGTTGTCCCGTCGGCGCCAAGGCCAGCACCGACATCACCCACTGGCGTGACGCGATCAAACTCGGGGTGCAGCTGGTCACCGGAGCCCGGGTCAGCCGAATCACCACGAATGACCGCGGACTGGCGACCGGCGCCGAGTACATCGACCGCGACGGCACGCTGCAGCATCAGGCTGCACGAGTGACGGTGGTGGCGGCCAACGGAATCGGCACGCCGCGTCTGCTGCTGAACTCGGCCCCCGACGGCCTGGCCAACTCCTCGGGCCTGGTCGGCAAGCGGTTGATGACCCATCCCTACGCCTCGGTGTACGGTGCGTACGACGAGGACATGGAGACCTGGCTCGGTCCGGCCGGGCAGGCGTTGCAGTCCCTGCAGTTCTACGAGACCGACACCGACCGCGGATTCGTGCGTGGCGCCAAGTGGAACCTCATGCCGACCGGCGGCCCGCTGGCCCAGACCCTGTGGGAGCCCGGCGACAACTGGCGCGACGGATTCGGCGCCAACTTCCACCCGCGGCTGAAGAAGACATTCGGCCGCTACACCGAGTGGGGCATCACCACCGAGGACCTGCCCGACGAAACCAACACCGTCACACTGGATCCCGACGTCACCGACTCCGACGGGATTCCAGCAGCCAAGATCCACTACCAGATCGGCGAGAACTGCCGGCGCATGCTCGACTTCAACGTCGCACGGGCCGTCGAAGCTCACGAGGCCGCGGGAGCCGTTGAGGTGCACCCGATTCCGGTGGTCCGGCACAGTGCCTGGCACCTGCTGGGGACAACAAAGATGGGCACCGACCCGGCCACCTCCGTCGTCGACGAATGGTGCCGGACGCATGACGTCCCGAACCTGTTCATCGTGGACGGCAGCACCATGGTCACGTCGACCGGTATGAACCCCACCGCCACGATCATGGCGGTCGCCCTGCGGTCCATGCGACATCTCGCCGCAACCCGCTCTGACATCCCGACTCCGTTCTGA
- a CDS encoding purine-cytosine permease family protein: protein MSHDSASRVEYLTIQPVPESQRTGKVRHLFSFWFTVQIIPLAVVTGLLGPTIYKLDVTSTIIAIVLGSVVGAVFMALHSVQGSGLGVPQMIQARAQFGMYGSLLVIVVVILAYVGWIVSLMILAQQTLVAVFPSLNAGVALAVSTALTLVTVVVGYQLILRLNRVMVWLSGLALVLTLGYTALAAAHGGIGDGGGGGAFNWTGFLGMASVAGIWQLSYAPYVSDYSRYLPSSTTPRSAFWYTYFGTLLGAAGAMIVGALLVAALGADAQLTSLSHIMPGPLFVFVMLVFFFGAIDAGVINMYGSSLCTLTCIQAFKLKWSPKSSARNITATAIAVVVFVAAVGFSDDFLVQYSNFISILIYLLIPWSIVNLIDYYVVKKGHYDPASFSDPKSGYGAFNVPAVLSYFLGFVVQIPFMSTAFYQGAIAGKIGGIDTAWIVGTIATFFIYLGLIKLWRVRQVEEVQPALAAESAH from the coding sequence ATGTCGCATGACAGTGCCTCGCGGGTCGAGTATCTGACCATCCAGCCGGTGCCGGAATCGCAGCGCACCGGCAAGGTGCGGCACCTCTTCTCATTCTGGTTTACGGTCCAGATCATCCCGCTCGCCGTGGTCACAGGTCTTCTGGGGCCGACGATCTACAAGCTGGACGTCACCTCCACGATCATCGCGATCGTGCTCGGCAGTGTCGTGGGCGCGGTGTTCATGGCCCTTCACTCGGTGCAGGGGTCGGGTCTCGGTGTGCCACAGATGATCCAGGCGCGCGCCCAGTTCGGGATGTACGGGTCGCTGCTGGTGATCGTGGTCGTCATTCTTGCCTACGTCGGCTGGATCGTCTCTTTGATGATATTGGCGCAGCAGACCCTGGTCGCCGTCTTCCCATCGCTGAATGCCGGTGTGGCGCTTGCCGTCAGCACCGCCCTGACGCTGGTCACCGTGGTGGTCGGTTACCAGCTCATCCTCCGGCTGAACCGGGTGATGGTCTGGCTCTCAGGTCTGGCCCTGGTGCTCACCCTCGGCTACACCGCGCTCGCCGCGGCACACGGCGGCATCGGTGACGGCGGTGGTGGTGGCGCCTTCAACTGGACCGGCTTCCTCGGCATGGCATCCGTTGCCGGGATCTGGCAGCTTTCGTACGCACCGTATGTCTCGGACTACTCCCGCTATCTGCCGTCCTCGACCACCCCGCGGTCCGCGTTCTGGTACACCTACTTCGGCACGCTGCTGGGTGCCGCCGGAGCGATGATCGTCGGGGCGCTCCTCGTCGCGGCCCTGGGTGCCGATGCGCAGCTGACCAGTTTGTCGCACATCATGCCCGGCCCGCTGTTCGTCTTCGTGATGCTCGTGTTCTTCTTCGGCGCGATCGACGCCGGCGTCATCAACATGTACGGATCGTCGCTGTGCACTCTGACCTGTATCCAGGCCTTCAAGCTGAAGTGGTCGCCGAAATCCTCGGCCAGGAACATCACGGCCACCGCGATCGCGGTCGTGGTCTTCGTCGCCGCCGTCGGATTCTCCGATGACTTCCTCGTGCAGTACTCCAACTTCATCAGCATCCTGATCTACCTGCTGATCCCGTGGAGCATCGTCAACCTGATCGACTACTACGTGGTGAAGAAGGGGCACTACGACCCGGCCTCGTTCAGCGATCCGAAGAGCGGGTACGGCGCGTTCAACGTCCCGGCGGTGCTCAGCTACTTCCTCGGCTTCGTCGTCCAAATCCCTTTCATGTCAACGGCGTTCTATCAGGGCGCGATTGCCGGCAAGATCGGTGGCATCGATACGGCGTGGATCGTGGGGACGATCGCGACGTTCTTCATCTACCTCGGGCTGATCAAGCTGTGGCGGGTTCGCCAGGTCGAAGAGGTGCAGCCCGCGCTCGCCGCCGAGAGTGCGCACTGA
- a CDS encoding PucR family transcriptional regulator yields the protein MRDVLAHPSLQSARPAVLSGHDSLEHPVRWVHSTDLYDIAGLLRGDEVLLTNGVGLLDVSDAGRRLYVRRLAERGVAGLFFEVGRTFAQVPPEMVEEALPLGFPVVELAPTLRFTEVAEAVNSELIDRSVSRLRYADETSRALSEALARGATLNELIDQVASMLGTSARLSDYAGRVMVESGAGDGGGGPRSEVPVMVDGTAWGRLSVDPEGVPELLCAAVLDRAPTVLGLCLMREQTGIAGTLRAQQLVLDQLVANQPIDHSALEARLRAAGIATAGQRYVCVAIDPQRVESVASVADALMRQVGHGIFGLVEGLLCGVLVMPAGVPTIEVLDAVREAARVARLPRNQLCATASRTVDTVGLLPRAMTEARETLQLGQELGEAGPVIGVQTLVLERLLAQHGDAGAVRQFVEDQIGALERSDEAKGSELVRTLEVLVACAGSKAEAAKRLHIRRQSLYYRLDQIARLLEVNLDEPGQLTTLAVAIAARRVTRPKN from the coding sequence GTGAGAGACGTGCTGGCGCACCCGTCGCTGCAATCGGCGAGGCCCGCCGTGCTCAGCGGCCACGACAGTCTCGAGCACCCGGTGCGCTGGGTCCATTCGACCGATCTCTACGACATCGCAGGCCTGCTGCGCGGCGACGAAGTGCTGTTGACCAACGGTGTCGGCCTCCTCGACGTCAGCGACGCCGGGCGCCGGCTCTATGTCCGGCGGCTGGCCGAGCGAGGGGTGGCCGGGTTGTTCTTCGAGGTCGGCAGGACATTCGCACAGGTGCCGCCGGAGATGGTCGAGGAGGCGCTGCCGCTGGGATTCCCGGTGGTGGAACTGGCACCGACGCTACGGTTCACCGAGGTGGCCGAGGCGGTGAACAGCGAGCTCATCGACCGCTCGGTCTCCCGGTTGCGCTACGCCGACGAGACATCCCGGGCGCTGTCGGAAGCGCTGGCCCGAGGCGCGACCCTGAACGAACTGATCGATCAGGTCGCCTCGATGCTCGGGACTTCGGCGCGGCTGAGCGACTACGCGGGACGCGTCATGGTCGAGTCCGGGGCCGGCGACGGAGGCGGTGGTCCGCGGTCGGAGGTGCCGGTGATGGTCGACGGAACGGCGTGGGGCCGGCTGTCGGTGGACCCAGAAGGCGTACCCGAATTGCTCTGTGCCGCAGTCCTCGACCGGGCGCCGACGGTTCTGGGCCTCTGTTTGATGCGGGAGCAGACGGGCATCGCGGGCACGTTGCGGGCCCAGCAGCTGGTGCTCGATCAACTGGTGGCGAATCAACCCATCGACCACAGCGCGCTGGAAGCGCGGCTGCGGGCGGCCGGCATCGCGACGGCCGGCCAACGCTATGTGTGCGTCGCGATCGACCCGCAACGCGTCGAATCGGTTGCCTCGGTGGCCGATGCCTTGATGCGCCAGGTCGGCCATGGCATCTTCGGACTCGTTGAGGGCCTGCTATGCGGTGTGCTGGTCATGCCTGCCGGGGTGCCGACGATCGAGGTCCTCGACGCCGTGCGCGAGGCGGCCCGCGTGGCCCGGCTGCCACGAAACCAGCTGTGCGCCACTGCCAGTCGCACAGTCGACACGGTCGGCCTGCTGCCACGGGCCATGACCGAGGCACGCGAGACGCTGCAGCTCGGCCAGGAGCTGGGCGAGGCCGGCCCGGTCATCGGTGTGCAGACACTCGTGCTGGAGCGGTTATTGGCCCAACACGGCGACGCCGGTGCCGTGCGCCAGTTCGTCGAGGACCAGATCGGCGCACTGGAACGCAGCGACGAGGCCAAGGGCAGCGAGCTGGTCCGCACCCTGGAAGTGCTGGTCGCGTGCGCGGGCAGCAAGGCCGAGGCCGCCAAGCGCCTACACATCCGCAGACAGTCGTTGTACTACCGGCTCGATCAGATCGCGCGTCTACTCGAGGTCAACCTCGATGAGCCGGGTCAGCTGACAACCTTGGCGGTCGCCATTGCGGCCCGCCGGGTCACCCGGCCGAAGAACTGA
- a CDS encoding PucR family transcriptional regulator has product MSITVRELLDMPHLQLRLHSGKAGLDRQVTWTHTSDLPEPWQWVSAGELLMTNGMSFPSSADDQEHLLEELHRVGASGLAIGEDMFCPRLTQRFTRASERLELPVLWIRYPMPFVAISRAVAEATLLEQSQRLMRTARIYDALRHSTAGDAGRSSIADALTKELKCAVYVCDRMTGEAYHPDGPHPPDDVKETVRTASQGTLAAGARSVLTTGGVEVLVGEVPTHDDAVLAVIREGGAALDGVLIQHAATVVALELSQTHLTLEHARRSGAELTAQLIDGRMDQRVGRRQLLSSGLDPATSMFVSATCDDERRLRDLHVALWRRRIPHVSAFRSGVAHAVVPGTDAAVDAIAASLGPTARVGAGRVLKTVARSAESAREATWALGTAQRTGDAVVRYGTATSWVGMGGVEDARAMVERWLGPLIEHDAQHRTDLVETLEAFLANQRSWQRTAAAMNVHRQTVLYRVHKVEELTGAHLSDTADIAQLWLALQSRDLLAGGK; this is encoded by the coding sequence GTGAGCATCACGGTGCGCGAACTGCTGGACATGCCGCACCTGCAGCTGCGCCTGCACTCCGGCAAGGCCGGGCTGGACCGCCAGGTGACCTGGACGCACACCTCGGATCTGCCCGAGCCGTGGCAGTGGGTCAGCGCCGGCGAACTGCTGATGACCAACGGGATGTCGTTCCCGTCGTCGGCAGACGACCAGGAGCACCTGCTCGAGGAACTGCATCGGGTGGGCGCCAGCGGCCTGGCGATCGGCGAGGACATGTTCTGCCCCCGGCTCACCCAACGGTTCACCCGGGCCAGCGAACGGCTCGAGCTGCCGGTGCTGTGGATTCGCTATCCGATGCCGTTCGTGGCGATCTCGCGCGCGGTCGCCGAGGCCACTCTGCTCGAGCAGTCCCAGAGGCTCATGCGCACGGCCCGCATCTATGACGCGTTGCGCCATTCCACGGCCGGCGACGCGGGGCGGTCGAGCATCGCCGATGCACTCACGAAGGAACTGAAATGCGCTGTGTACGTGTGTGATCGGATGACCGGGGAGGCCTATCACCCTGACGGGCCGCACCCGCCGGACGATGTGAAGGAGACCGTGCGGACGGCCTCGCAGGGCACGCTCGCCGCCGGAGCGCGCTCAGTGCTCACCACCGGCGGGGTCGAGGTGCTGGTCGGCGAGGTGCCCACGCATGACGACGCGGTGCTGGCCGTCATCCGCGAAGGCGGAGCCGCGCTCGACGGGGTGCTGATCCAGCACGCTGCGACCGTCGTCGCGCTGGAGTTGTCCCAGACCCACCTGACCCTCGAGCACGCCCGGCGCTCAGGCGCCGAGCTCACCGCGCAGCTCATCGACGGCCGGATGGACCAGCGCGTCGGGCGCAGGCAACTGCTGTCTTCGGGGCTGGACCCGGCGACGTCGATGTTCGTCTCGGCCACCTGCGATGACGAACGTCGGTTGCGCGATCTCCATGTGGCGTTGTGGCGCCGCCGCATTCCCCATGTGTCCGCGTTCCGGTCAGGCGTCGCGCACGCGGTGGTGCCGGGAACCGATGCCGCGGTCGACGCCATCGCCGCCTCCCTCGGGCCCACGGCCAGGGTTGGTGCCGGCCGGGTGCTGAAAACCGTTGCCCGCTCGGCGGAATCGGCCCGCGAGGCGACCTGGGCGTTGGGCACCGCGCAGCGGACCGGTGACGCCGTGGTGCGTTACGGCACCGCCACCTCGTGGGTGGGCATGGGCGGTGTCGAGGATGCCCGGGCGATGGTGGAGCGCTGGCTCGGGCCGCTGATCGAGCACGACGCCCAGCACCGGACCGATCTGGTCGAGACCCTGGAGGCGTTCCTGGCCAACCAGCGGTCCTGGCAGCGCACGGCGGCCGCGATGAATGTCCACCGGCAGACCGTGCTCTACCGCGTGCACAAGGTCGAGGAACTCACCGGCGCGCACCTGTCCGACACCGCGGACATCGCCCAGCTCTGGCTGGCCCTGCAGTCCCGAGATCTGTTGGCCGGCGGCAAGTAA